The segment AGCTGAGAATCGGTCTTTTAAGGACTATTTGCAGTAGAGGGCATACTGCTACAAGCGAGATATCAGTTATTTGCAGCGATTCTGCGCAGTAAAAAAGAACGCTATATTCGTCTATCGCAATTGCCTCTTGCCAATTTGATTTGCGGGTGAATAGTGGGCATGGTATAATCGAGTTGTGCGAATCGACACGCACTGGAGGAAACGGGTAAGTGAACCGATACATTAAAAACATAGCTGTATTTGTATTCATAGCACTCATAATCATGCTCCTTATGGGACGAAATCCGCTACGTCAGTCCCTCACCCCTACAAAGACGGTCGACTATTCCACTGCCTGGAAGCAGGTTTCCGACGGCATAGTCAAGACGGGCAGGTTCAATAAGGACAAGTTTGAATATCAGACAAAAAATGGCAAAAAATATGTTACCGATCTTGACCCAAGCGCTCCTGAACAGCGTTCCAAGTTTCAAGATCACCTGTTGAAATACAACGTTAACTTCAAAAATGAACCGCCATTCATATCCGACGGCATTATGTCTCTTTTATACACGATATTGCCGCTGGGCTTCATCGTAGTGCTGTGGATGCTGTTTATGAGGCAAGCTCAGGCGGGCGGAAACCAGGCGATGTCGTTTGGGCGAAGCCGGGCAAAACGGCTCAATGAGAATGTCCCGAAGGTCACTTTCGAGGACGTAGCCGGGGTCGAAGAGGCCAAACAAGAACTCGAAGAGGTTGTCGAGTTCCTCAAAAACGCAAAAAAATTCCAGGCTCTGGGCGCTAAAATTCCCAAGGGCGTGCTGCTGCTGGGACCTCCAGGATGCGGCAAAACGCTGCTGGCCCGCGCAATTGCAGGCGAGGCCGGTGTGCCGTTCTTCCATATCAGCGGATCGGACTTCGTTGAGATGTTCGTCGGTGTGGGCGCTTCCCGTGTAAGGGACCTCTTTGACACCGCCAAGGCAAACCGCCCGAGCTTGATCTTTATCGATGAGATCGACGCAGTGGGCCGCCAGCGAGGCGCAGGTCTCGGCGGAGGCCATGACGAGCGCGAGCAGACCTTAAACCAGCTCCTGGTCGAGATGGACGGTTTCGACCCGAACTCGGGCGTCATCATGATCGCCGCGACCAACCGGCCTGACGTGCTCGACCCGGCGCTGCTGAGGCCCGGCCGATTCGACCGCCGCGTGGTTGTCGACAACCCCGACGCCACAGGTCGTGAAGCCATTCTCAACGTGCACATTAAAGGCAAGCCGCTGGCCGATGATGTCAATATCAACAGCCTCGCCCGCAGGACTCCAGGCTTTTCCGGTGCTGACCTTGCCAACCTGGTCAATGAAGCTGCCCTGCTTGCCGCAAGGCGTGAGCAGACCAAGATATTCATGGCCGATTTCGAGGACTCCGTCGACCGCGTAATAGCCGGTCCCGAGCGCAAGAGCCGCCTGATCAGCGACAAAGAAAAAGAAATGGTGGCCTATCATGAAGTGGGTCATGCGATAGTAGGCGAGCTTTTGCCGAATGCCGATCCGGTGCATAAGGTCTCCATCCTGCCCAGAGGCATGGCTCTCGGCTATACCATGATGATGCCGGCTGAGGACAAATATCTGACCACCAAGAGCGAGCTTTTGGACGATGTCGCGGGTCTGCTTGGCGGACGTGTTGCCGAGGAGATCGTCTTTGACGAGATGTCCACCGGCGCGCATAACGATCTTGAGCGCGCCACCGAGACCGTCCGCGCCATGGTCTGCGAATATGGTATGAGCGATACGATCGGGCCGCTCACAGTCGGCAAGCGTCATGGCAATCCGTTCCTAGGCAGAGATGTCATGGAGGACCGTAACTACAGCGAGGAGATTGCTCAGCGCATAGATAAAGAAATCCGAACCACCATGGACGCTGCCTATGAGCGCGCGCGCAATATCCTCATGGAGAACCGTGATAAGATGGACTCCATAGTCAAGGTTCTTCTGGAAAAAGAGACTCTGGAGCGCGAGGAGTTCGAGGCCCTGATGGAGGGCGCTACCCTTGCCGAAAAGCATGAGGAGCCGCCTACAGCCTCCACTCCATTGGAACCCGACATCCCGGTCGATGAGAAAGTCGAGCGCAAGCCTGAGACCAAACCCAGGCTGGAACCGGGCGTAGCCTAAATTAAGTAAACTAAAGCTCCTTGCTGTTGCGAGGGGCTTTTTTATTACTATATCTTTACAAAGGGATTTTTCAGTTCCAAGTCGAACTCATCATCGGCGCTTGTTTGCTGCCGGGGGAGTCGATGAATCCATTTGAGACCTATATCCGAGAGCTCTACACTGCGCATGCGACTGGTGCAAATGTCGCTGAAACCTCACATTATGGCGCGCTCGCAAATCTCTTAAACGAAATCGGCAAGACACTCAAACCCAAAGTTAGTTGTGTAATAAACTTGCGAAATCAGGGCGCAGGCTTGCCGGATGGCGGCCTTTTCACATCCGACCAGTTGCGCAAGCATACCGATACGGTCTTTGATCAGGTTCCTTCTCGCGGTGCAATCGAGGTAAAAGGCACATCCGATGACGTCCTGCATATTTCGCAGACCAAACAGGTCAGGGACTACGTGGAGCGCTATGGCCTCGTGTTGGTTACCAATTACAGAGATTTCCTGCTCATCCAGCGTGGCGATAACGGCATTCATACAAACCTTGAGCGCTACACTCTTGCCGACTCGCAAGAGCAGTTCTGGCGTGAAGCAGCCCACCCGCGGAGTGTGGCCGAACGGCACGGTGAACGCTTCATCGAATATCTCAAGCGCGTCATGCAGCGCAATGCCCCTCTTGCCGATCCAAAAGACCTTGCATGGTTTCTTGCCTCATATGCTCGTGACGCCAAGGCGCGGATCGAATCGGCAAAAGACATGGATGCGCTTAAGTCAATTCGTGCAGCGTTGGAAGAGGCGCTAGGCCTTCAGTTCAAGGATGAAAAGGGCGAACATTTCTTCCGTTCGACCCTGGTTCAGACACTCTTTTACGGCCTCTTTTCTGCCTGGGTGTTGTGGTGCAAACAAAACAAGGATAACACATCCGCCCGCTTTGATTGGCGTATGGCGCAGTGGTCACTGCATGTTCCAATGATACGTGTCCTTTTTGAGCAGATATCCGCGCCGTCAAAGCTCGGGCCGCTTCAGTTGGAAGACATCATGACATGGGCGGGCGAGACCCTTAACCGTGTGGACAGCGCCGTGTTTTTTGATCGTTTTCAGGAAGAGCATGCCGTCCAATATTTCTATGAGCCTTTCCTTGAGGCGTTCGATCCCGAGCTTCGCAAAGATCTGGGCGTATGGTATACCCCGCCTGAGATCATCGAGTATATGGTCGAACGTGTCGATACCGTTCTTCGCGAAGAGTTGGGAATTGCCGACGGTCTTGCCGATCCGAGTGTCTATATACTCGACCCCTGCTGCGGCACCGGCGCATATCTGGTTGAAGTCCTCAAGCGCATAGAAAAGACTCTTAAAAGCAAGCGCAATGATGCCCTGATAGGCCACGATATAAAGAAAGCCGCCACAAGTCGCGTATTTGGATTCGAGATTCTTCCCGCGCCGTTTGTTATCGCGCACATGCAGCTCGGCCTGTTCCTTCAGAGCTTATCCGCTCCGCTAAAGGAAGATGGCTCCGAGCGCGCCGGGGTATATCTTACCAATGCCCTCACCGGTTGGGAGCCTCCGCAGGAGCCAAAAGATCGCCTTCTCTGGCCCGAACTCGAACAGGAGCGTGACGCCGCAGATGAGGTAAAACGCGACAAGCCTATTTTGGTGATCCTCGGAAATCCGCCGTATAACGCCTTTGCAGGCACAAGCCCAAAAGAGGAGCAGGGTCTTGTAGAGCCATACAAAGAGGGTCTGATCTCTGAGTGGGGCATTAAGAAGTTCAATATGGATGACTTGTATGTCCGCTTCTTCCGCTTGGCCGAAAGGAGGATTGCAGAGGTCACTGGGAAAGGTGTGGTTTGTTACATATCTAATTACTCTTATCTGAGTGATGCATCATATGTAGTCATGCGGCAGCGTTTCCTTAAGGGTTTTGATTCATTGTGGTTTGACAGCATGAACGGCGATAGTCGGGAGACCGGAAAGCTGACCCCTGATGGCAAACCGGACCCAAGCGTCTTTTCAACGCAGTACAATCGCGAAGGTATACGCTTAGGTACCACTATTGGCTTGATGGTCCGCAAAGGTGCTAGGACTGAAAACCCTGCAGTCCGATTTCGGCAGTTTTGGGGAGTCAACAAGCGTCAAGATGTTAAGAACAGCCTTGCTTTTGCCGAGCTTAATACCCACTACCGTTTCGCCGAGCCAATTCGGGAAAATTTATACTCCTTTAGGCCAGAGGTTGTGGCATCGCATTATCGTGGATGGTTAAGCGTAGCTGACCTATGTGGTTTCAGCCCATCATTAGGCATACTTGCGAACCGCAAGGATTCACTTATAAGCATTGACGCCAATGCTTTGGAACAAACTATGCGCACCTATATGGATGCGAATGTTCCCTGGGATGATATTGTAGCTCTTGGTTCCGGCCTAAGTCAAAATGCTGCACGTTTCGATGCCTGCGCTGCGAGAACAAAGCTT is part of the Armatimonadota bacterium genome and harbors:
- the ftsH gene encoding ATP-dependent zinc metalloprotease FtsH, which gives rise to MNRYIKNIAVFVFIALIIMLLMGRNPLRQSLTPTKTVDYSTAWKQVSDGIVKTGRFNKDKFEYQTKNGKKYVTDLDPSAPEQRSKFQDHLLKYNVNFKNEPPFISDGIMSLLYTILPLGFIVVLWMLFMRQAQAGGNQAMSFGRSRAKRLNENVPKVTFEDVAGVEEAKQELEEVVEFLKNAKKFQALGAKIPKGVLLLGPPGCGKTLLARAIAGEAGVPFFHISGSDFVEMFVGVGASRVRDLFDTAKANRPSLIFIDEIDAVGRQRGAGLGGGHDEREQTLNQLLVEMDGFDPNSGVIMIAATNRPDVLDPALLRPGRFDRRVVVDNPDATGREAILNVHIKGKPLADDVNINSLARRTPGFSGADLANLVNEAALLAARREQTKIFMADFEDSVDRVIAGPERKSRLISDKEKEMVAYHEVGHAIVGELLPNADPVHKVSILPRGMALGYTMMMPAEDKYLTTKSELLDDVAGLLGGRVAEEIVFDEMSTGAHNDLERATETVRAMVCEYGMSDTIGPLTVGKRHGNPFLGRDVMEDRNYSEEIAQRIDKEIRTTMDAAYERARNILMENRDKMDSIVKVLLEKETLEREEFEALMEGATLAEKHEEPPTASTPLEPDIPVDEKVERKPETKPRLEPGVA
- a CDS encoding type ISP restriction/modification enzyme, whose protein sequence is MNPFETYIRELYTAHATGANVAETSHYGALANLLNEIGKTLKPKVSCVINLRNQGAGLPDGGLFTSDQLRKHTDTVFDQVPSRGAIEVKGTSDDVLHISQTKQVRDYVERYGLVLVTNYRDFLLIQRGDNGIHTNLERYTLADSQEQFWREAAHPRSVAERHGERFIEYLKRVMQRNAPLADPKDLAWFLASYARDAKARIESAKDMDALKSIRAALEEALGLQFKDEKGEHFFRSTLVQTLFYGLFSAWVLWCKQNKDNTSARFDWRMAQWSLHVPMIRVLFEQISAPSKLGPLQLEDIMTWAGETLNRVDSAVFFDRFQEEHAVQYFYEPFLEAFDPELRKDLGVWYTPPEIIEYMVERVDTVLREELGIADGLADPSVYILDPCCGTGAYLVEVLKRIEKTLKSKRNDALIGHDIKKAATSRVFGFEILPAPFVIAHMQLGLFLQSLSAPLKEDGSERAGVYLTNALTGWEPPQEPKDRLLWPELEQERDAADEVKRDKPILVILGNPPYNAFAGTSPKEEQGLVEPYKEGLISEWGIKKFNMDDLYVRFFRLAERRIAEVTGKGVVCYISNYSYLSDASYVVMRQRFLKGFDSLWFDSMNGDSRETGKLTPDGKPDPSVFSTQYNREGIRLGTTIGLMVRKGARTENPAVRFRQFWGVNKRQDVKNSLAFAELNTHYRFAEPIRENLYSFRPEVVASHYRGWLSVADLCGFSPSLGILANRKDSLISIDANALEQTMRTYMDANVPWDDIVALGSGLSQNAARFDACAARTKLLLTEGFDAHRICRIFVRPMDTRWCYYTGVRPVWNEPRPAYAAQCWTGNVSLVTRRRGVASPEGVPFYCTSAIGFQHALNTDAYFVPLRWDSSLTPNKDNNSQTGLFQTSDIGNVGVSANLSPKARAYLGSLGISDPDSDSQTAGLIWMHVLAIGYSPLYLSENADGIRQDWPRIPLPNSKDMLLASAELGAKVAALLDTEKDVPGVTSGSIMPELQNIGVLTASCGDSLNPDAGDLALKAGWGHAGKDGVTMPGKGKLESRTVCNKCGFGESTFDVYLNSKAYWKNIPSRVWDYHIGGYQVIKKWLSYREFDLLKRPLKPEEALEVTNIARRIAAILLLEPDLDSNYNLVKNNTYPWPLNK